A region of [Bacteroides] pectinophilus DNA encodes the following proteins:
- a CDS encoding DUF6483 family protein encodes MIDLGKINEAENILLDSIDYTNNNEVIEVALFYQYLSEKDNKFLENNNYTKEEVLSGFKQLLMKSGYSDLLYLLK; translated from the coding sequence TAGGAAAAATTAACGAAGCAGAGAACATACTTTTAGATAGCATTGACTATACAAACAATAACGAGGTAATAGAGGTGGCTCTTTTTTATCAGTACCTTAGTGAAAAAGATAATAAGTTTTTGGAAAACAACAATTATACAAAAGAAGAAGTGCTTTCTGGTTTCAAACAATTACTTATGAAGTCGGGATATAGCGATTTGCTTTATTTGCTCAAATGA